From a single Okeanomitos corallinicola TIOX110 genomic region:
- a CDS encoding type II toxin-antitoxin system HicB family antitoxin translates to MKYTIIIQWSEEDKCYVVLLPDFTNVMQPCTHGETYEEALKNGQEVLEMLIESCLAEGETLPEPQVLGNFLKVA, encoded by the coding sequence ATGAAATACACAATAATTATTCAATGGTCTGAAGAAGATAAATGTTATGTAGTTTTATTACCTGATTTTACTAATGTAATGCAGCCATGTACTCATGGCGAAACTTACGAAGAAGCTTTAAAAAATGGTCAAGAAGTGTTAGAAATGCTGATTGAGTCATGTTTAGCAGAAGGTGAAACTCTTCCCGAACCGCAAGTTTTAGGAAACTTCTTGAAAGTCGCGTAA
- a CDS encoding AAA family ATPase, producing MFSLPGIVVRTQICESAASLVYRAIREDSHQPIIIKLLKQEYPTPEELSRYRTEYQITKSLNLSGVVKVYELQKYKNSLVMLLEDFGGDSLQFLNQQQRFNLQDFLQIAIAITESLAQIHAVNIIHKDINPSNIVFNPVTKELKIIDFGISTQLTRENPTITDPNILEGTIAYISPEQTGRMNRSLDYRTDFYSLGVTFYELLTNQLPFLTTDALELVHYHIAKQPLTPSEINPDIPPMLSAIVMKLIAKTAEERYQSALGIKADLENCLNQLSTHNYIANFQIGSQDIYDKFQIPQKLYGREKEIKILLDAFTRISVKSSEVMLVIGYSGIGKSALVQELYKPITQKRGYFISGKFDQYQRNIPYSAIVNAFKQLIKQLLTKSAAELQQCKQKILTALGVNSAVIIDVIPELELIIGEQPPVLELGAVENANRFNLVFQNFIKVFTTPSHPLVIFLDDLQWADGASLKLMQILLNTDISGLLLICAYRENEVDASHPLMLALDSMTKNGVIVNSILLSPLDLNTVVKIIEDTLKYWGEEVLPLANLLHLKTGGNPFFLNEFFKSLYTEELLRFNLLTQKWEWDLEQIQVRDFTDNVVELMINKIKTLPENSQDVLKLASCIGNQFDTEQLALIANQDWQKIAHDLYLCVSSGFLVNIGNNKNLELAHVNREFAYEFVTNTEFTVAEYKFTHDRIQQAAYLLIPESERADIHYRIGKIFLKNTQNYQHEELIFTIINQINFGVHLITEQSEKDELAQLNLIAGKKAKTSVAYQPALNYLEIGIDLLGTISWQRKYNLSLYLHEEAAEVAYLNGDFEKMTVHVNNVHQYAKTVLEKIKVTNVKILALISQSKLNESINIGLDILDELGFKLPRNPNYFHIFAGFLATKISLFSKDFDYLANLPLITDKYKIAALSILLNISFSAYIVAPNLLAIIVFKQITISSRYGYSIDSTRVFATYGLILCGIFHQIELGYQFGQLSLNLIDKFNAHEFAAKSFYTVNVFINHWKKPLREIIPSLIETYKVGLETGDLVFAAYGVLVYCCYSFLAGYELSDLKLKIELYSETITRLKQTEALYQLKSFHQAIINLLGENENPCKLMGSVYDADVILPEIIKAQDHSSVFDLYFYQQILCYIFGEYGESLENAELARKYINSMTSTGLIPHFYFYDSLARCQLYSVVDVKLQKKYLAQIKANQKKMQIWAHHAPANYLHKFYLVEAEKYRIFNQSDLAIENYSQAINLAKEHEYIHECAIAYELAGRFFLANKQDLIAKTYLQEAHYYYKLWGANAKVKDLENKFSQFFIDKIRGEQNINKVHISNTISVTSNSHSSNLDLATFIKASQAISREIMLDKLLATLMKIVIENAGAQKGYLILENQGKLLIEAKGAVDSDQVKILQSLDVDTCGKVSTAIINYVVRTQETVVLNNASLEGGFTQDIYIQNHQPKSILCLPLINQGKLIAIVYLENNLIIGAFNAQRVEVIKLVTSSAAISLENAKLYQEMRENESRLAQLNQDLEKSLQSELEITSAASRFVPNQFLSFLGYNSLSEVKLGDSVQLEMSVLFSDIRNFTTLSEKMNPQDAFLFINSYLSRMEPIITENQGFIDKYIGDAIMALFSGEADNAVKAGIAMLKTLDLYNQDGLRYGFEAINIGIGIHTGSLMLGTVGGQNRMDGTVISDAVNLASRIEGLTKIYHVYLLITEKTYQKLVNIHDYNIRILDKVQVKGKTELITVYEVFDADVPAVKQGKLNSQSLFEEAVFLYHQGDFTQALNLFVRCLEICPVDEVANIYSQRCQEKQARVKIDVLSRSLELTKIKGDFGKTFYDVLFTDYPQIQVLFANSDMLQQQDKLCHSLEIIVENLNNPRNFTSFLKGLGAIHVKYGVLPEHYPIVGNTIIKAFKVHLGTDWNADFEAAWLDAYAAIQSLMLIGAE from the coding sequence ATGTTTTCCCTACCAGGTATTGTAGTTAGGACGCAAATTTGCGAAAGTGCAGCATCTCTCGTATATCGAGCTATACGAGAAGATTCTCATCAACCCATAATTATTAAATTACTTAAACAAGAATATCCTACACCAGAAGAACTATCTAGATATCGGACAGAATATCAAATTACAAAATCTCTGAATTTATCTGGAGTTGTCAAGGTTTATGAATTGCAAAAATATAAAAATAGTCTAGTCATGTTACTAGAAGATTTTGGTGGTGATTCATTACAATTTTTAAACCAACAACAGAGATTTAACTTACAAGATTTTTTACAAATTGCGATCGCCATAACTGAAAGTTTAGCACAAATTCATGCAGTTAATATTATTCATAAAGATATTAACCCCTCAAATATAGTTTTTAATCCAGTTACAAAAGAATTAAAAATTATTGATTTTGGGATTTCTACTCAGTTAACCAGAGAAAACCCTACAATTACCGATCCCAATATTTTAGAAGGAACTATTGCTTATATTTCCCCAGAACAAACAGGAAGAATGAACCGCAGTTTAGATTACAGAACTGATTTTTATTCTCTAGGTGTTACCTTTTATGAATTATTAACAAATCAACTGCCTTTTTTAACTACAGATGCTCTAGAATTAGTTCATTATCACATTGCTAAACAACCTTTAACCCCTTCAGAAATTAATCCTGATATTCCCCCAATGCTGTCAGCAATTGTGATGAAATTAATAGCAAAAACAGCAGAAGAACGTTATCAAAGTGCTTTAGGAATTAAGGCTGATTTAGAAAACTGTTTAAATCAATTATCTACACATAATTATATTGCTAATTTTCAAATTGGTAGTCAAGATATTTATGATAAATTTCAAATTCCGCAAAAACTTTATGGTAGAGAAAAGGAAATTAAGATTTTACTCGATGCTTTTACCAGAATTAGTGTGAAATCTAGTGAAGTGATGCTGGTTATCGGCTATTCAGGTATTGGTAAATCAGCGTTAGTACAAGAACTATATAAACCCATTACCCAAAAACGTGGTTATTTTATTTCAGGTAAATTTGATCAATATCAACGCAATATTCCTTATAGTGCTATTGTAAATGCTTTTAAACAGTTAATCAAACAATTATTAACTAAATCCGCAGCAGAATTACAACAGTGTAAACAAAAAATATTAACAGCATTGGGGGTAAATAGTGCGGTAATTATTGATGTTATTCCCGAATTAGAATTAATTATTGGTGAACAACCACCAGTTTTAGAATTAGGTGCAGTAGAAAATGCTAACCGCTTTAATTTAGTATTTCAAAACTTCATTAAGGTTTTTACTACTCCATCCCATCCCCTCGTCATATTTTTGGATGATTTACAGTGGGCTGATGGTGCATCTTTAAAGTTAATGCAAATTTTATTAAATACTGATATATCTGGATTATTGTTAATTTGTGCTTATCGGGAAAATGAGGTTGATGCTTCCCATCCATTGATGCTGGCTTTAGATAGTATGACAAAAAATGGAGTTATTGTTAATAGTATCTTGCTCTCACCTTTAGACTTAAACACGGTTGTTAAAATCATTGAAGATACTTTGAAATATTGGGGGGAAGAAGTTTTACCCTTAGCTAATTTATTACATTTAAAAACTGGTGGCAATCCCTTTTTCTTGAATGAATTTTTTAAATCATTATATACAGAAGAGCTATTAAGATTTAATCTATTAACTCAGAAATGGGAGTGGGATTTAGAGCAGATTCAAGTGAGAGATTTTACAGATAATGTTGTGGAATTGATGATTAATAAAATCAAAACTTTACCCGAAAATAGTCAAGATGTCTTAAAACTAGCTTCATGTATAGGAAATCAATTTGATACAGAACAATTAGCATTAATTGCTAATCAAGATTGGCAAAAAATAGCCCATGATTTATATTTATGTGTAAGTTCTGGTTTCTTAGTAAATATTGGTAATAATAAAAATTTAGAATTGGCTCATGTTAACCGAGAATTTGCCTATGAATTTGTAACTAATACTGAATTTACTGTGGCTGAATATAAGTTTACTCACGATAGAATTCAACAAGCTGCTTATTTACTAATCCCAGAGTCAGAAAGGGCAGATATTCACTATAGAATTGGTAAAATTTTTCTCAAAAATACTCAAAATTATCAACACGAAGAATTAATTTTTACAATTATCAATCAAATAAATTTTGGTGTACATTTAATTACTGAACAGTCAGAAAAAGATGAGTTAGCTCAATTAAATTTAATAGCTGGTAAGAAAGCAAAAACCTCTGTCGCATATCAGCCAGCATTAAATTATCTAGAAATAGGTATAGATTTATTAGGTACAATATCTTGGCAAAGAAAATATAATTTATCTTTATATTTACATGAAGAAGCAGCGGAGGTTGCTTATCTTAATGGTGATTTTGAAAAAATGACAGTTCATGTTAATAATGTTCATCAATATGCAAAAACTGTCTTAGAGAAAATTAAAGTTACTAATGTAAAAATCTTGGCTTTAATTTCTCAAAGTAAATTAAATGAATCTATTAATATCGGTTTAGACATACTTGATGAATTGGGATTTAAACTGCCTAGAAATCCTAATTATTTTCATATATTTGCAGGTTTTTTAGCAACTAAAATATCTTTATTTAGTAAAGATTTTGACTACTTAGCTAATTTACCTTTAATTACAGATAAATATAAAATAGCGGCTTTAAGTATTTTGTTAAATATCAGCTTTTCTGCCTATATTGTTGCACCTAATTTACTAGCAATCATTGTCTTTAAACAGATAACTATATCATCACGATATGGTTATAGCATTGACTCAACTAGAGTCTTTGCTACCTACGGTTTAATTTTATGTGGTATTTTTCATCAAATCGAATTGGGTTATCAATTTGGGCAATTATCACTTAATCTAATTGATAAATTTAATGCCCATGAGTTTGCAGCTAAAAGTTTTTATACAGTTAATGTTTTTATTAATCATTGGAAAAAACCTTTACGGGAAATTATCCCTTCTTTGATAGAAACATATAAAGTTGGTTTAGAAACAGGTGATTTAGTATTTGCTGCTTATGGAGTTTTAGTTTATTGCTGTTATTCTTTTTTAGCTGGCTATGAACTATCAGATTTAAAGTTAAAAATTGAACTTTATAGCGAAACAATTACTAGATTAAAGCAAACAGAAGCTCTTTATCAACTTAAATCTTTTCATCAAGCTATCATTAATTTGCTGGGTGAAAATGAAAATCCATGTAAATTAATGGGTAGTGTTTATGATGCAGATGTTATTTTACCAGAAATTATCAAGGCTCAAGATCATAGTTCAGTTTTTGATCTGTATTTTTATCAACAAATTCTTTGTTATATTTTTGGAGAATATGGAGAATCTTTAGAAAATGCTGAGTTAGCTAGAAAATATATTAATAGCATGACTTCTACTGGTTTAATTCCCCATTTTTATTTTTACGATTCTTTGGCACGATGTCAATTATATAGTGTAGTTGATGTTAAATTACAAAAAAAATATTTAGCACAAATTAAAGCTAATCAAAAGAAAATGCAGATTTGGGCGCATCATGCACCTGCCAATTATTTACATAAATTTTATTTAGTCGAAGCAGAAAAATACAGAATTTTCAATCAATCTGATTTAGCTATAGAAAATTACTCCCAAGCTATTAATTTAGCTAAAGAACATGAGTATATTCATGAATGTGCTATTGCCTATGAATTAGCAGGTAGATTTTTTTTAGCAAACAAACAGGATTTAATCGCTAAAACTTATCTCCAGGAAGCGCACTACTACTATAAACTCTGGGGTGCTAATGCTAAAGTCAAAGATTTAGAGAATAAATTTTCTCAATTTTTTATTGATAAAATCAGAGGTGAACAAAATATTAATAAAGTTCATATTTCTAATACTATCTCTGTTACATCCAATAGTCATAGTTCAAACTTAGATTTAGCTACTTTTATTAAGGCTTCTCAAGCTATTTCTAGGGAGATTATGCTTGATAAATTGTTGGCTACTTTAATGAAAATTGTGATTGAAAATGCAGGAGCGCAGAAAGGGTATTTAATTTTAGAAAATCAAGGCAAGTTATTAATAGAAGCTAAAGGTGCTGTTGATTCAGATCAAGTTAAGATTTTACAATCTCTAGATGTTGATACTTGTGGTAAAGTTTCTACAGCAATTATTAATTATGTGGTACGCACTCAAGAAACTGTGGTTTTAAATAATGCTAGTTTGGAAGGGGGTTTTACTCAGGATATTTATATTCAAAACCATCAACCTAAGTCTATTTTATGTCTACCTTTAATCAATCAGGGAAAATTAATTGCTATTGTTTATCTGGAAAATAATCTGATTATTGGTGCTTTTAATGCTCAACGTGTAGAAGTTATTAAACTTGTGACTTCTTCTGCTGCTATTTCTTTGGAAAATGCTAAGTTGTATCAAGAAATGAGGGAAAATGAAAGTCGTTTAGCTCAACTGAATCAAGATTTAGAAAAATCTCTACAATCTGAATTAGAAATCACCAGTGCTGCTAGTCGTTTTGTACCTAATCAGTTTTTATCTTTTTTGGGTTATAACAGTTTATCTGAGGTGAAATTAGGTGATTCTGTACAGTTGGAAATGTCGGTTTTATTTTCTGATATTCGCAATTTCACAACTTTAAGCGAAAAAATGAATCCCCAGGATGCTTTTCTGTTTATTAATTCCTATTTGAGTCGCATGGAACCAATAATTACGGAAAATCAAGGGTTTATTGATAAGTATATTGGTGATGCAATTATGGCGTTATTTAGTGGGGAAGCTGATAATGCTGTGAAAGCAGGAATTGCTATGTTAAAAACTTTGGATTTATATAATCAAGATGGTTTACGATATGGTTTTGAGGCGATAAATATTGGGATTGGTATTCACACAGGTTCTTTGATGTTGGGAACTGTCGGTGGACAAAATCGCATGGATGGTACTGTAATTAGTGATGCGGTAAATTTAGCTTCCCGCATTGAAGGTTTAACTAAAATTTATCATGTTTATTTGTTAATTACTGAAAAAACTTATCAAAAGTTGGTGAATATTCATGATTATAATATTCGGATTTTGGATAAAGTTCAAGTTAAGGGTAAAACTGAGTTAATTACTGTTTATGAGGTGTTTGATGCTGATGTACCAGCAGTTAAACAGGGTAAGTTAAATAGTCAATCCTTATTTGAAGAAGCTGTGTTTTTATATCATCAAGGTGATTTTACTCAAGCATTGAATTTGTTTGTTCGATGTTTGGAAATTTGTCCTGTTGATGAAGTTGCTAACATTTATTCTCAACGTTGTCAAGAAAAACAAGCTAGAGTGAAGATTGATGTTCTATCTCGTTCCTTGGAGTTGACTAAAATCAAAGGTGATTTTGGTAAAACTTTTTATGATGTGCTATTTACAGATTATCCTCAAATTCAAGTACTTTTTGCTAATAGTGATATGCTACAACAGCAAGATAAATTATGTCACAGTTTAGAAATTATTGTGGAAAATCTGAATAACCCTAGAAATTTTACTTCTTTTTTAAAGGGTTTAGGTGCAATTCATGTTAAGTATGGTGTTTTACCAGAACATTATCCGATTGTTGGTAATACAATTATTAAGGCTTTTAAAGTTCATTTAGGTACAGATTGGAATGCTGATTTTGAAGCTGCTTGGTTAGATGCTTACGCTGCAATTCAGTCTTTAATGCTTATAGGTGCGGAGTAA
- a CDS encoding TldD/PmbA family protein: MLTNTLLLSNQLPSLQYSSTTESFDNTWEAPLATLLGLGRAAGADFVEFFLERRNYISCLAEDDIISSISPSLATGAGVRVFRGQADCYVSTNDLTFAGLKAALEKGLSIMGLQLPGPTAFIPEINLELLRDYATKRGKDGWLPLCSSIREMGEILLDGTAQLQKKATHLQSRRASYFRDWQEVLVAGSDGTFARDIRLTQSVGFNILCADGTNRTSIGERAGNTSDPNFLKTWDYQQSAEQIAESAGKMLYADYVESGTYPIIMANHFGGVIFHEACGHLLETTQIERKTTPFADKKGEKIAHESLTAWDEGRADNAFGTIDMDDEGMPAQRTLLIEKGVLKNFLADRTGSARTGHPRTGSGRRQDYKFAAASRMRNTYIAAGEYSNEDLFASIDKGIYCKKMGGGSVGATGQFNFSVDEAYLIENGKITKPLKGATLIGEAKEIMNKISMCSQDLELAPGFCGSVSGSIYTTVGQPHIKVDSITVGGR; encoded by the coding sequence ATGCTTACAAATACCTTACTTCTTTCTAATCAACTTCCCAGTCTACAGTATTCATCCACAACAGAAAGCTTTGACAACACATGGGAAGCACCTCTAGCGACCCTCTTGGGACTAGGAAGGGCTGCCGGGGCTGATTTTGTCGAATTCTTTTTAGAACGTCGTAACTACATTAGCTGTTTAGCCGAAGACGACATTATCAGCAGTATCTCCCCCAGTTTAGCCACTGGTGCAGGAGTGAGAGTATTTCGTGGTCAAGCCGACTGTTACGTTAGCACCAACGACCTCACATTTGCAGGTTTGAAAGCAGCATTAGAAAAAGGTCTCTCCATCATGGGGTTACAACTACCCGGACCTACAGCTTTCATTCCCGAAATTAACCTAGAACTTTTGAGAGACTACGCCACTAAACGCGGCAAAGATGGCTGGCTACCTCTGTGTAGTTCCATTCGGGAAATGGGCGAAATTCTCCTTGATGGTACAGCCCAACTTCAGAAAAAAGCCACTCACCTTCAATCTCGCCGCGCTTCCTATTTTCGTGACTGGCAAGAAGTCTTAGTTGCTGGCAGTGATGGCACATTTGCCCGTGATATTCGCCTGACTCAGTCCGTTGGTTTTAACATCCTCTGTGCCGATGGTACTAACCGTACCTCCATCGGTGAACGTGCAGGTAATACCAGTGACCCCAACTTCTTAAAAACCTGGGATTATCAACAAAGTGCTGAACAAATTGCCGAATCTGCCGGTAAAATGCTCTATGCAGATTATGTAGAATCTGGTACATATCCCATTATCATGGCCAATCATTTTGGTGGGGTAATTTTCCATGAAGCCTGTGGACACCTTTTAGAAACCACCCAAATTGAACGCAAAACCACACCATTTGCTGATAAAAAAGGTGAAAAAATTGCCCATGAAAGTTTAACAGCTTGGGATGAAGGCAGGGCTGATAATGCTTTTGGGACAATTGATATGGATGATGAAGGAATGCCCGCCCAAAGAACATTATTAATTGAGAAAGGTGTTCTCAAAAACTTCCTGGCTGATAGAACTGGTTCAGCCCGGACTGGACATCCCAGAACAGGCAGCGGCCGCCGCCAAGATTACAAATTTGCAGCTGCAAGCCGGATGAGAAATACCTATATTGCTGCTGGAGAATATAGTAACGAAGATTTATTTGCCTCCATTGATAAAGGCATTTACTGTAAAAAAATGGGTGGTGGTAGTGTTGGTGCTACAGGTCAATTTAACTTTAGTGTAGATGAGGCTTATTTAATCGAAAATGGCAAAATTACTAAACCATTAAAAGGTGCAACACTCATCGGTGAAGCTAAAGAAATCATGAACAAAATTTCTATGTGTTCTCAAGATTTAGAACTAGCACCTGGTTTTTGTGGTTCTGTGAGTGGCAGCATTTACACCACAGTTGGACAACCTCACATCAAAGTTGATTCCATCACCGTTGGCGGAAGATAA
- a CDS encoding TldD/PmbA family protein: MPTIEEIANYAQENAKKLGIQKFDIYGSTVDDTSAQVDQGEPKQVKASNRSGVTVRVWNEENTMGVTSTTDVDPKGLELALKTAYEASFFGVKENVPDFSPEATTPIEYPNKLKAPQAPVAELIEKLILAEKELLAIHPAIIGVPYNGLAQRDIDRFYLNSDGAIRKESHSLASVYLYSKTEEEGKKPRSAGAYRVKESLADLDIAGCIKETADKTISHLNYEKIKTGKYKVVFSAEAFLSLLGAFSNLFNAQNILDNQSLSKADDIGKEIASPLLSVYDDALHPANIGAESFDGEGTPTRQVKLIENGVLSSFLHSAGTAKRLNSQPTGNASIGAKVSVGPNFYHVFAAGKPEQELSLETAENVILIDDLHALHAGVKSLQGSFSLPFDGWLINKGEKTSIESATVAGDFLEVLKSIVYVEKEAELTPGGVCPRIWVSELSITGEQ; the protein is encoded by the coding sequence ATGCCCACTATCGAAGAAATCGCTAATTACGCCCAAGAAAATGCCAAAAAATTAGGCATTCAAAAATTCGACATTTACGGCTCAACTGTAGACGACACTAGCGCTCAAGTTGACCAAGGTGAACCCAAACAGGTCAAGGCTTCGAATCGTTCTGGTGTGACAGTTAGGGTTTGGAATGAAGAAAATACCATGGGTGTCACCAGCACCACAGATGTAGATCCCAAAGGATTAGAATTAGCTTTAAAAACAGCTTACGAAGCTAGTTTTTTTGGGGTCAAAGAAAATGTTCCTGATTTTAGTCCAGAAGCAACTACACCCATTGAATATCCTAATAAACTCAAAGCACCGCAAGCACCTGTTGCTGAATTAATTGAAAAGTTGATATTAGCAGAAAAAGAACTTTTAGCAATTCATCCTGCTATTATAGGTGTGCCTTACAATGGTTTAGCACAGAGAGATATTGATCGTTTTTATCTCAATAGTGATGGTGCGATTAGAAAGGAATCCCATTCTTTAGCTTCGGTTTATTTATACAGTAAAACTGAAGAAGAAGGGAAAAAACCACGCAGTGCAGGAGCTTATCGAGTTAAGGAAAGTTTGGCAGATTTAGATATTGCTGGTTGCATCAAAGAAACCGCAGATAAAACTATCAGCCATCTTAATTATGAAAAGATTAAAACTGGTAAATACAAGGTGGTTTTTTCTGCTGAAGCTTTCTTGAGTTTATTGGGGGCATTTTCCAATTTGTTTAATGCTCAAAATATTCTTGATAATCAAAGTTTATCCAAAGCTGATGATATTGGTAAAGAAATTGCTTCACCTTTACTTTCAGTTTATGATGATGCTTTACACCCGGCTAATATAGGTGCAGAAAGTTTTGATGGTGAAGGTACTCCCACCCGTCAGGTGAAGTTAATTGAAAATGGTGTTCTCAGCAGTTTTTTACATAGTGCAGGAACTGCCAAACGGTTAAATTCTCAACCTACAGGTAATGCCAGTATTGGTGCAAAGGTAAGCGTTGGGCCTAATTTTTATCATGTTTTTGCAGCAGGTAAACCTGAACAAGAGTTAAGTTTAGAAACTGCGGAAAATGTGATTTTAATTGATGATTTACACGCTCTCCATGCAGGGGTTAAATCTTTACAAGGTTCTTTTTCTTTGCCTTTTGATGGTTGGTTAATTAACAAAGGTGAGAAAACCAGTATTGAGTCAGCAACGGTAGCTGGTGATTTTCTGGAAGTCTTGAAATCTATTGTTTATGTAGAGAAAGAAGCTGAGTTAACACCAGGGGGAGTTTGTCCCAGAATTTGGGTCAGTGAACTTTCTATTACTGGGGAACAATAA
- a CDS encoding ATP-binding protein — protein sequence MAYIYSDLDTKNSKWFIKDTTRATLLSIKLTKGQIRGLENVTVDFRYPITAIAGRNGSGKTTVLALAACAFHNNDKGFKLPGRTNSYYTFPDFFIQIEEERDVK from the coding sequence ATGGCATATATTTATTCAGATTTAGATACTAAAAATTCTAAGTGGTTTATTAAAGATACCACTCGTGCAACTCTGCTCTCAATAAAACTTACAAAAGGTCAAATACGGGGTCTTGAAAATGTAACAGTTGACTTCCGTTATCCAATTACAGCAATAGCTGGCCGAAATGGTTCTGGTAAAACCACAGTTCTAGCTTTAGCTGCCTGTGCATTTCATAATAATGATAAGGGCTTTAAACTTCCTGGAAGAACAAATTCTTACTATACTTTTCCAGATTTTTTTATCCAAATAGAAGAAGAAAGAGATGTCAAATGA
- a CDS encoding DUF4114 domain-containing protein, translating to MTALAANVSQLFTVSWSGTDVGSGVASYDVYVSVDGGDFTLWQDDITATSATYTGELNKTYGFYTVATDNVGNMEAVPTVADATTTVTTLENLAPTIDDQTFTIAENSLEETEVGTIAATDPENQALTFAIVAGNLDLDNDGHLAFAIDSSSGVITVNDSDDLDFENTPSFNLQVSATDPGDESDTANVTINLTDVSEVSSTQFNVSQSQNGFFALEGNSAANLKFTLVNSETENVNEVGFFVVDENGNVDGNAPGSDGYLRAALERSQIIFSTISNRPNGFELADIQRIIEVNGGSRLAFYLISNGTTDTALTQLRSTGNTDLSVFLSNSTNLQVSNFSAEGLNLNWSDQAGASSFQNLGLRVEITEESSALYTNLQATTQQELIDLTDLVAPVNVSATVHREAAFDNLIGFYVVADANGGIDTSGDDIADINPGDAGYTQAALANRVTGLDLLRTGNQQSSTFDGSFAGGNILAPFMVVDGTFEEAVNNNAEVYFSFLSANSDGVDHIRLLGDHTFGFEDLAGGGDQDFNDVIVSLNFAAI from the coding sequence GTGACAGCTTTAGCAGCTAATGTTTCCCAATTATTCACCGTCTCTTGGAGTGGTACAGATGTTGGTAGTGGTGTTGCTTCCTATGATGTCTATGTTTCTGTAGATGGTGGAGACTTCACTCTCTGGCAAGATGATATCACTGCTACATCTGCAACTTATACAGGTGAACTGAATAAAACCTATGGTTTCTATACTGTAGCTACGGATAATGTGGGTAATATGGAAGCAGTTCCCACGGTTGCAGATGCGACGACAACGGTAACTACATTAGAGAATTTAGCACCAACCATTGATGATCAAACCTTTACTATTGCAGAAAATAGCTTAGAGGAAACAGAAGTAGGGACAATTGCAGCTACTGATCCAGAAAATCAAGCTTTAACTTTTGCTATTGTTGCGGGTAATTTGGATTTAGATAATGATGGTCATTTAGCTTTTGCAATTGATTCTTCAAGTGGGGTAATTACTGTTAATGACAGTGATGATTTAGATTTTGAAAATACTCCTAGTTTTAACTTGCAGGTTTCCGCTACAGATCCAGGTGATGAAAGCGATACTGCTAATGTCACCATTAACTTAACTGATGTTAGTGAAGTATCTTCTACTCAGTTTAATGTTTCCCAAAGCCAAAATGGTTTCTTTGCTTTGGAAGGAAATTCTGCTGCTAATCTCAAATTTACTTTGGTGAATAGTGAAACTGAAAATGTGAATGAAGTTGGTTTCTTTGTCGTTGATGAAAATGGAAATGTTGATGGTAATGCTCCTGGTTCGGATGGTTATCTCAGAGCAGCTTTAGAAAGATCACAAATCATTTTCTCAACTATTTCTAACCGTCCTAATGGTTTTGAATTAGCAGATATTCAACGGATTATCGAAGTTAATGGTGGTTCTCGGTTAGCTTTCTATTTGATATCTAATGGAACTACTGACACTGCATTAACTCAATTAAGATCAACAGGTAATACAGATTTATCTGTGTTCTTATCTAATTCGACTAATCTGCAAGTCTCTAATTTCAGTGCAGAAGGATTAAATTTGAATTGGTCAGATCAAGCAGGTGCTAGTAGTTTCCAAAACCTGGGATTAAGAGTAGAGATTACTGAAGAAAGTTCTGCACTTTACACCAATTTACAGGCTACCACTCAACAGGAATTAATTGATTTAACTGATCTTGTTGCTCCGGTTAATGTGAGTGCAACAGTACACCGAGAAGCTGCTTTTGATAATTTAATTGGTTTCTATGTGGTTGCTGATGCAAATGGTGGTATTGATACCTCTGGTGATGATATTGCGGACATCAATCCTGGTGATGCTGGATATACACAAGCTGCTTTAGCAAACCGGGTAACTGGGTTAGATTTACTCCGCACTGGTAATCAACAAAGTAGCACTTTTGATGGTAGTTTTGCAGGTGGTAATATCTTAGCTCCATTTATGGTTGTAGATGGAACTTTTGAGGAAGCTGTGAATAATAATGCAGAAGTCTATTTCTCGTTCTTGAGTGCAAATAGTGATGGTGTTGATCATATTCGCTTACTTGGTGATCATACCTTTGGTTTTGAAGATTTAGCTGGTGGTGGTGATCAGGACTTTAATGATGTGATTGTTAGTCTGAATTTCGCTGCTATCTAA
- a CDS encoding type II toxin-antitoxin system HicA family toxin: MKFYKPAKGSHSKWIHPKLSQAIIISGKDGSDAKLYLEKQVMEAITELEKIEADEQEKPKE, encoded by the coding sequence TTGAAGTTCTATAAACCTGCTAAGGGAAGTCATAGTAAATGGATACATCCAAAATTATCACAAGCTATTATTATTTCAGGTAAAGATGGCAGTGATGCTAAACTCTATTTAGAAAAACAGGTAATGGAAGCAATAACAGAACTAGAAAAAATTGAAGCAGATGAACAGGAGAAACCAAAAGAATGA